TCACTTTCTTTTTCATGCTATTGACCCTCCTAATTCTTTTTACACCCCCTCCCATAGGGGGTGTGTATATATCTATATAATACATTTCTTTTTGTCAAAAGTCAATAGGTTTTGGCATGATCACTGTTTCTTTATCTATTAAATAAGCTTCAAAGGAGCTTCATTAATAAGAAAAAGTAATAGCAGGGTATTTATTAGATGACTAATAAAAGGTTATACTTATCTTTTGAAAGAAATGGTTAATAATTATATACCAATATTTTCATATAGTTAACATATTATTGAAGTACCTTTTTTTGAAGGCTGCAGTTAGGAGAAAAAACTGATACAATAAAAGGATGAAAAAAATCAAGGAACAAGAATCAACTATAGATCATCAACTACAAAGTTTAACAAAATGCATACCGTGTGCATTTTGTTAAGTTATAAAATTGGTTATCTGTAATAAAAAATATAAAATAAGTAAGGTGAAAGAATGATGAAAATATTAGGCATGGAAAAATCCTCTTTTATTGATTATCCTAATAAAGTTTCTACTGTATGCTTTACTGCAGGATGTAATTTTAGATGTGGATACTGTCACAATAGCCACATGGTAAAAGAGGAGGGCAAAGAGATTAACCAAGAAGAAATTTTTGCTTTCTTACGAAAAAGAAAAAAATTTATTGATGCAGTGTGTATTTCAGGCGGAGAACCCACCCTGCAAAAAGGATTATATGATTTTATTTTTAAGATAAAACAAGAAGGGTTTTTTATAAAATTAGATACCAATGGCACAAACCCTGATATGCTGGAGCTGTTGTTGAAGAATACGTTATTAGATTATATTGCTATGGATATAAAAGCTCCTTTTGATCGATATGAGTTTGTTGCAGGAAAAAAAGTAGAGATAGAAATGATTAAAAGAAGTGTTGATATTATAAAAAACTCAAATGTAGATTATGAATTTAGAACAACTGTATGTAAGGAGCTGCATAGTAAAGAAGATATTTTAGAAATTGCAGCGTATTTAAAGGGAAGTAGAGCCTACGTTATACAGAATTTTAGGGATGGAGAGACGGTTTTAATAGGAAAAAAACAACTTCATCCACAAGAAACAGAAATTTTGGA
The sequence above is drawn from the Clostridium formicaceticum genome and encodes:
- a CDS encoding anaerobic ribonucleoside-triphosphate reductase activating protein, producing MKILGMEKSSFIDYPNKVSTVCFTAGCNFRCGYCHNSHMVKEEGKEINQEEIFAFLRKRKKFIDAVCISGGEPTLQKGLYDFIFKIKQEGFFIKLDTNGTNPDMLELLLKNTLLDYIAMDIKAPFDRYEFVAGKKVEIEMIKRSVDIIKNSNVDYEFRTTVCKELHSKEDILEIAAYLKGSRAYVIQNFRDGETVLIGKKQLHPQETEILEEVKKEVASYFESFKIRK